From one Alicyclobacillus acidocaldarius subsp. acidocaldarius Tc-4-1 genomic stretch:
- a CDS encoding ATP-binding cassette domain-containing protein, with product MQNVAKRYGGRDILKAINVTFEAGKVYAISGPSGAGKTTLLQVLARYERPSAGIVQVASGSRIEYAPQDFLLFSNLTVWDHLRLKAMARRLEEGWAARAHQLLQACRLEGMERTQVRALSGGERRRLQLVLALLPPADVLLFDEPTSNLDDVTSDRIWGLLADELANKTSIICSHAPVPDMLHPERLRLQGGVLHAE from the coding sequence ATGCAAAACGTGGCGAAGCGCTACGGTGGACGCGACATTCTAAAAGCGATCAATGTAACGTTCGAAGCTGGAAAGGTGTACGCCATCTCCGGGCCCAGTGGAGCGGGCAAGACGACGCTTCTGCAGGTTTTGGCACGCTATGAGCGGCCATCCGCCGGGATTGTGCAAGTGGCGAGCGGATCGCGAATCGAATACGCGCCGCAGGACTTCCTCCTTTTCTCAAATCTCACGGTCTGGGATCATCTTCGGCTCAAGGCGATGGCAAGGCGACTGGAAGAAGGCTGGGCAGCACGTGCTCACCAACTTCTGCAGGCCTGTCGCCTCGAAGGCATGGAACGGACCCAGGTCCGAGCGCTGTCGGGCGGGGAACGCAGGCGCTTGCAACTTGTCCTCGCTCTCCTGCCACCTGCCGACGTCCTACTCTTTGACGAGCCGACGTCCAACTTAGACGATGTGACGTCTGATCGCATCTGGGGACTGTTGGCAGACGAATTGGCAAACAAGACGTCCATCATCTGCAGTCATGCCCCGGTGCCTGACATGCTTCACCCCGAACGGCTTCGTCTACAGGGAGGTGTCCTGCATGCGGAATGA
- a CDS encoding IS1380 family transposase, whose translation MNHLRFIIEESDEVIVTHSGMTLVGVLLDKTRIGERLNQTRLPGMGKPDISNRDVAYSYIGLLCQGKTDFDHIEAFRDDEFFMIALQVDNVPSSPTLRQRLDMVAGKSGWESILREESARLLRALDVTLHPIELGVPAERRTYIPLDIDVSPFDNSGTKKEGVSRTYKGHDGYAPIFAYLGQEGYVVNVQLREGSTHVQKGTSTFLRESIQYARQVTDLPLLVRLDAGNDSAENIAVCRSQDSRAEFIIKRNLRKESPEAWLVIAQRHGTCHEPRPGKKVYHGSLMCPVKGVSEPVRMVFEVIERTMTADGQILLVPDIEVSAYWTSLPDDPAVIIRLYHDHAVMEQFHSEIKTDLDAERLPSGKFATNNLVLHFVCVAYNLLRVIGQESLKRNDAPLRKKAERRRIRTVIQNLMTLAAKMVRHARQTKLKLGYGNRWLPAFRRLYLAFA comes from the coding sequence GTGAACCACTTGCGTTTCATCATTGAAGAATCCGATGAAGTCATCGTCACGCATTCGGGAATGACCCTTGTCGGCGTGTTGCTTGATAAAACCAGAATCGGCGAGCGGTTGAATCAGACCCGCCTGCCTGGTATGGGCAAACCGGATATTTCAAACCGGGACGTGGCATACTCATACATCGGGCTGCTTTGCCAAGGCAAGACCGACTTCGACCACATCGAAGCGTTTCGAGATGACGAGTTTTTCATGATCGCACTGCAAGTAGACAACGTGCCTTCGAGCCCGACGCTGCGCCAGCGTTTGGACATGGTTGCCGGAAAATCCGGCTGGGAGTCCATTCTCCGGGAAGAGTCCGCAAGGCTCCTGAGAGCCCTCGATGTAACTCTGCATCCGATTGAACTGGGCGTGCCTGCAGAGCGTCGAACTTACATCCCGCTGGATATCGACGTCAGTCCCTTTGATAATTCCGGCACGAAGAAGGAAGGCGTGTCCCGTACATACAAGGGGCACGACGGATATGCTCCCATCTTTGCTTACCTTGGCCAAGAGGGCTACGTGGTCAATGTCCAGTTGCGTGAAGGCAGTACCCACGTACAAAAGGGCACGTCGACTTTCCTGCGGGAGAGTATTCAGTATGCAAGGCAGGTGACGGACCTCCCGCTTCTGGTTCGTCTGGATGCCGGCAATGACAGTGCAGAAAACATCGCCGTGTGTCGCTCCCAGGACAGCAGGGCCGAGTTCATCATCAAGCGCAACTTGCGAAAGGAGAGCCCCGAGGCCTGGCTTGTGATTGCCCAGCGACACGGGACATGTCATGAACCTCGTCCCGGCAAGAAGGTATATCATGGTTCGCTGATGTGTCCCGTCAAGGGTGTATCCGAACCAGTTCGCATGGTGTTCGAAGTTATCGAACGGACCATGACGGCCGACGGCCAAATCTTATTGGTACCGGACATTGAGGTCAGCGCCTACTGGACCTCACTGCCGGATGACCCGGCTGTGATCATTCGCCTGTATCACGACCACGCCGTGATGGAACAGTTCCACAGCGAAATCAAGACGGATCTGGACGCCGAGCGGCTGCCCTCGGGTAAATTCGCCACGAACAACTTGGTATTGCACTTTGTATGCGTGGCGTACAATCTGCTGCGAGTGATCGGCCAGGAGAGTCTGAAGCGAAATGATGCGCCGCTACGAAAAAAGGCAGAACGTCGCCGGATCCGGACTGTGATTCAGAACCTGATGACACTGGCTGCGAAGATGGTGCGACACGCCAGACAGACCAAGCTGAAATTGGGGTACGGGAATCGATGGCTCCCGGCATTTCGGCGATTGTACTTGGCCTTTGCGTAA
- a CDS encoding DUF6904 family protein — translation MLRAKNTANLLGIEVSGDYDDLQALYHALHEVVGEEGEYPASRKLVCACWACVTMCGMHFKGTVGWSSIRMG, via the coding sequence ATGCTCCGAGCGAAGAATACGGCGAATCTGCTTGGCATCGAAGTGAGTGGAGACTACGACGATTTGCAAGCTCTTTATCATGCTTTGCACGAGGTGGTCGGCGAGGAGGGAGAATACCCAGCTTCGAGGAAGCTCGTTTGCGCGTGCTGGGCGTGTGTTACGATGTGCGGCATGCACTTCAAGGGCACCGTCGGGTGGAGCTCTATCCGAATGGGCTAA
- a CDS encoding DUF6904 family protein: protein MRHALQGHRRVELYPNGLTEDMMRFHGLIAPQENVRCLKRCTQKRCLWLPH from the coding sequence GTGCGGCATGCACTTCAAGGGCACCGTCGGGTGGAGCTCTATCCGAATGGGCTAACTGAAGACATGATGCGCTTTCATGGGCTTATCGCCCCTCAGGAAAATGTGCGCTGCTTGAAACGCTGTACCCAGAAGCGTTGTTTGTGGCTGCCGCATTGA
- a CDS encoding DUF6904 family protein, with protein MAAALNDFLILYTDKRGETPYGLYMNPNQDLHVVHVHHFQALIIQCVREAVSPTAFKRFLKATDTRFPWSQNYTTQYLDYLNFEYAKKSPSRRAFSIATMMEKMIARGPEYHSIEQDVIRFAQERGCPLEDVTLQADIDWDAVEW; from the coding sequence GTGGCTGCCGCATTGAACGACTTTCTCATCCTCTATACGGACAAGCGAGGAGAAACTCCATATGGGCTCTACATGAATCCCAACCAGGATCTTCACGTTGTCCATGTGCACCACTTTCAAGCCCTCATCATCCAGTGTGTCCGCGAGGCCGTGAGCCCTACCGCGTTCAAACGCTTTTTGAAGGCGACGGATACGAGATTTCCGTGGTCTCAGAACTATACTACGCAATATCTGGACTACCTCAATTTTGAGTACGCCAAGAAGTCTCCTTCTCGCCGCGCATTCTCGATCGCGACGATGATGGAGAAGATGATTGCTCGTGGCCCAGAGTACCATTCGATCGAGCAGGATGTCATACGCTTCGCTCAGGAACGTGGGTGTCCCCTCGAGGATGTAACGCTTCAGGCTGACATCGACTGGGATGCCGTGGAGTGGTAG
- a CDS encoding AEC family transporter has product MATRAGWAHGGKTYGWGVALRVVMVPVAARLLLLALGIHGLLASVLFVEASMPAAVNTVALASRYDVAEEWTSMVVAITTALSFVYLPLVIAISA; this is encoded by the coding sequence TTGGCCACACGCGCTGGTTGGGCGCATGGCGGAAAGACGTATGGCTGGGGCGTGGCGCTGAGGGTGGTGATGGTGCCTGTCGCGGCGAGGCTCCTGCTGCTTGCGCTTGGCATCCATGGCCTGCTCGCATCCGTGCTGTTCGTGGAAGCAAGCATGCCAGCTGCCGTCAACACGGTGGCGCTGGCCAGCCGTTACGACGTGGCCGAGGAATGGACGTCCATGGTGGTGGCCATCACGACCGCGTTGAGCTTTGTGTATTTACCGCTCGTCATCGCCATCAGTGCGTGA
- a CDS encoding metallophosphoesterase family protein codes for MQSASPERTIFISDIHGHLRPFRRLLDKLEYRPGRDQLVLVGDYISGGPDSLGVLHLVHQLCSQGAVALRGNHEEALVRWMRGGMKPLGPVRDSLYRAIASDSSLAAFLPTLPYSWEGERWIAVHAGIHPDKPDWRQTAKRDLLTIRERFYARPHRVGKLVVFGHTPCMVLHGTHDVWYGSDKVGIDGGARHGGQVNALVDAGGALTSTAEPV; via the coding sequence ATGCAATCGGCGTCACCGGAACGCACCATCTTCATCAGTGACATTCATGGGCATCTGCGTCCGTTTCGTCGCCTGTTGGACAAGCTTGAATACCGGCCGGGCCGCGATCAGTTGGTTCTCGTCGGCGACTACATCTCCGGCGGGCCGGATAGCCTTGGCGTTCTCCACTTGGTGCATCAGCTGTGCAGCCAGGGGGCGGTCGCGCTTCGCGGCAATCACGAGGAGGCTCTCGTGCGCTGGATGCGCGGCGGGATGAAGCCGCTCGGTCCCGTGCGCGACTCGCTGTATCGAGCCATTGCGTCAGACTCGTCGCTCGCCGCCTTTCTCCCCACCCTACCGTACTCCTGGGAAGGGGAGCGGTGGATCGCCGTTCACGCCGGGATCCATCCCGACAAGCCCGATTGGCGGCAAACCGCGAAGCGGGACCTGTTGACCATCCGCGAGCGGTTTTATGCGCGCCCGCATCGGGTGGGTAAGCTGGTGGTATTCGGGCACACGCCGTGCATGGTGCTGCATGGGACGCATGACGTGTGGTATGGTTCGGATAAAGTCGGAATTGACGGAGGTGCGCGTCACGGCGGACAGGTAAACGCGCTCGTCGACGCGGGCGGCGCGTTGACCAGCACAGCTGAGCCCGTGTGA
- a CDS encoding ribonuclease H-like YkuK family protein, whose protein sequence is MLFRSPTLGVVTLEQVAEDAIQERREHPQDRFRLIIGTDSQPHEHTASATFVTAVILHRVGRGARYYVHKEHHEHIHSLRQRMFTEASLSLQVGGLLSELLQKAGQDWQIEVHLDIGEGGETKQWIREIVAWIESNGYEARIKPESFGASKVADRYTKS, encoded by the coding sequence GTGCTGTTTCGCAGCCCGACGCTCGGCGTGGTGACGTTGGAGCAGGTGGCAGAGGACGCCATCCAGGAGCGAAGAGAACATCCCCAGGATCGCTTTCGGTTGATCATTGGCACCGATTCGCAGCCACACGAGCACACGGCGTCTGCGACCTTCGTGACCGCGGTCATCCTGCACCGCGTGGGGCGGGGCGCCCGCTACTATGTGCACAAGGAGCATCACGAGCACATCCACTCGCTGCGCCAGCGCATGTTTACCGAGGCCTCGCTGTCCCTGCAGGTGGGCGGTCTCCTGAGCGAATTGCTCCAAAAGGCCGGACAGGATTGGCAGATCGAGGTGCACCTCGATATCGGCGAAGGGGGCGAGACCAAGCAGTGGATTCGCGAGATTGTCGCATGGATTGAGTCGAACGGCTACGAGGCGCGCATCAAGCCCGAGTCGTTTGGCGCGAGCAAGGTGGCGGATCGCTACACCAAGTCGTGA
- the yabG gene encoding sporulation peptidase YabG, protein MTVWHIGDRVTRRSYGHDICFVIVELDESSETAILKGLDVRLMADAPFDDLAPVTEEDMRAFEAMRTQVVGECLRIIRSRRAHDSEKRSLRKEARYRANPDFFERPGTVLHLDGDGSYLQKCLAMYEELGIRAVGQHVAESEMPRKVVHLLETYAPDILIITGHDGVIRKGKDWSDIKNYRNSQNFVKTVANARKYVRNMDDLVIIAGACQSHFEALIEAGANFASSPQRIMIHALDPVFIAEKVAFTPIHETVNLYDAVKSTYTGTDGIGGLESRGKYRLGLPKSMY, encoded by the coding sequence ATGACGGTGTGGCACATTGGCGATCGCGTCACGCGCCGTTCGTACGGCCACGACATCTGCTTCGTGATCGTTGAATTGGACGAAAGCTCGGAGACCGCCATCCTCAAGGGACTGGACGTGCGCCTGATGGCCGACGCGCCCTTTGACGATCTCGCCCCTGTCACCGAGGAGGATATGCGCGCGTTCGAGGCGATGCGCACGCAGGTCGTCGGCGAATGCCTCCGCATCATTCGATCCCGCCGCGCCCACGACTCGGAGAAGCGATCGCTCCGCAAAGAGGCGCGGTACCGGGCGAATCCCGACTTCTTCGAGCGCCCGGGGACCGTGCTTCACTTGGACGGCGACGGCAGCTATCTGCAGAAGTGCCTCGCCATGTACGAGGAGCTCGGCATTCGCGCCGTCGGGCAGCACGTGGCGGAATCGGAGATGCCGCGAAAGGTCGTGCATCTGCTCGAGACGTATGCGCCGGACATCCTCATTATCACCGGCCACGACGGCGTCATCCGCAAGGGCAAGGACTGGTCCGACATCAAGAACTACCGAAACTCGCAAAACTTCGTGAAGACCGTGGCCAATGCCCGAAAATACGTGCGGAACATGGACGATCTCGTCATCATCGCCGGCGCGTGCCAGTCTCACTTTGAGGCGCTCATCGAGGCGGGCGCGAATTTCGCCTCTTCGCCGCAGCGCATCATGATTCACGCGCTCGATCCCGTCTTCATCGCGGAAAAGGTGGCGTTCACGCCCATTCACGAGACGGTGAATCTGTACGACGCGGTGAAGTCCACCTACACAGGCACGGACGGGATCGGCGGACTGGAGTCGCGCGGCAAGTACCGGCTCGGACTGCCGAAGTCCATGTACTGA
- the veg gene encoding biofilm formation stimulator Veg — protein sequence MARNALHEIKKSLDGLVGERVLLRANGGRRKTIERFGVLEETYPSVFVVKLDPPDGSFERVSYSYADVLTETVELMLCKEDGNTTKFVVEH from the coding sequence TTGGCCAGGAATGCGCTCCACGAAATTAAGAAGAGTCTGGATGGACTCGTGGGTGAACGCGTGTTGCTCCGCGCAAACGGAGGCAGGCGCAAAACCATTGAGCGCTTCGGGGTTCTCGAAGAGACGTATCCGTCGGTGTTCGTCGTCAAGCTGGACCCGCCGGACGGATCGTTTGAGCGCGTCTCGTACAGCTACGCGGACGTGCTGACCGAGACCGTCGAGCTGATGCTGTGCAAGGAGGACGGGAACACCACCAAGTTCGTGGTTGAACACTGA
- a CDS encoding small, acid-soluble spore protein, alpha/beta type, whose amino-acid sequence MARRRSTMSDAFKVELAKELGFYDTVQREGWGGIKARDAGNMVKRAIEIAEQALAEKSGQR is encoded by the coding sequence ATGGCACGGCGGAGAAGCACCATGTCAGATGCGTTCAAGGTGGAACTGGCCAAGGAGCTCGGGTTCTACGACACGGTCCAGCGCGAAGGCTGGGGCGGGATCAAGGCGCGCGACGCCGGGAACATGGTGAAACGCGCCATCGAGATCGCAGAGCAAGCGTTGGCTGAGAAGTCCGGGCAGAGGTGA
- a CDS encoding cyanophycinase, producing MGQKGPLVIIGGAEDKAGECRILRRFLDLGGGKRARVLVITVATKTPVEVGAEYVDVFHRLGVDDVRTFDVSTREAANRDSAVQMIAQATCIFFTGGDQERITKLLGGTKVDSALHEAHRNGVVLGGTSAGASMMSSTMIVEGEGETNPRLSIVRMAPGMEFLDGCVIDQHFAQRGRLGRLLSAVAQYPHHLGLGIDEDTAVVVHDGQVLEVIGRGAVSVVDAGSATYSNLDRIRRDESLALCDVRLHTLPEGCGFLLHERRPIPDFPHWLRQKELSS from the coding sequence TTGGGGCAGAAAGGACCTCTCGTCATCATCGGCGGCGCGGAGGACAAGGCGGGCGAGTGCCGCATTTTGCGCCGATTTCTCGATCTCGGCGGCGGAAAGCGTGCCCGGGTGCTCGTCATCACCGTGGCGACGAAAACCCCGGTCGAGGTGGGCGCGGAGTACGTGGACGTGTTTCACCGCCTCGGGGTGGACGACGTGCGTACATTCGACGTGTCCACCCGCGAGGCCGCGAACCGCGACAGCGCAGTCCAGATGATCGCGCAGGCGACGTGCATCTTCTTCACTGGGGGAGATCAGGAGCGCATCACGAAGCTCCTCGGCGGAACGAAGGTGGATTCGGCGCTGCACGAGGCGCACCGCAACGGCGTCGTGCTCGGCGGGACGAGCGCGGGCGCCTCCATGATGTCGAGCACCATGATTGTCGAGGGCGAGGGAGAGACCAATCCCCGCCTCTCCATCGTGCGCATGGCGCCCGGCATGGAGTTTCTGGATGGCTGCGTGATTGACCAGCATTTCGCGCAACGAGGCCGGCTCGGAAGGCTGTTGTCTGCGGTCGCGCAGTATCCGCATCATCTGGGGCTTGGCATCGACGAAGACACGGCCGTCGTGGTGCACGACGGGCAGGTGCTCGAGGTCATCGGCCGCGGGGCGGTGAGTGTCGTAGATGCAGGAAGCGCCACCTATTCCAACCTCGACCGCATTCGCCGGGACGAATCGCTCGCGCTGTGCGACGTGAGACTGCACACGCTGCCGGAGGGCTGCGGGTTTTTGCTCCACGAGCGCAGGCCCATTCCCGACTTTCCACACTGGCTTCGCCAGAAGGAGCTATCCTCATGA
- the cphA gene encoding cyanophycin synthetase: MNIVRIRFIEGPNIFTYRPILLARLDLGAYTGKESIDIPGFGERLLRHFPGLRQHHCAKGRPGGFIERLEDGTYFGHICEHVAIEMGHLAGIPANYGKTVYAGRPGLYDVAIECASYPAQRRALEAALDVVTSLAEGRHPGDLDALIREIARLYEDDRLGPSTQAIVDACRRRNIPVRRLQASFLELGYGVHRKRIEATLTDRTSCVAADIASDKALTKRLLDEAGLAVPPGGVAADEDEAVFLWRHLGGPAVAKPLDARQGQGVSLRLESEAEVRAAFREARRYAREVIVEAYVPGENVRVLVVDGRAVAASVREPAFVEGDGVHTVRELVDLVNRDPRRGEGHEKPLTKIAIDEIARQVLLRQGMSPESVPQVGERVALRESANLSTGGEARDVTDVLHASYLRIAERAAEAVGLDVCGVDLVVPSLTAPADAGGWAVIEVNACPGIRMHEHPSIGSPRRAAEAIVESLFPAGSDGRIPIVSITGTNGKTTTARLVAHGFALAGKTVGLTTTGGVYIGGECVLKGDTTGPMSARLVLSNPRVEVAVLETARGGIVRGGLAYDVADVGVITNLSLDHVGQDGLESIDDIAFVKALVGECVRDDGAVVLNADDPRVLALAPRFRAPLVLVSQVPENPHVARHVQAGGMALVISDGVLYEWQDGAQRPILAVEQILICLGGLARFHVENAALAAAAMRAAGLPASTVAQALATFSPEQNAGRLEMYVLPNGARVVLDYGHNPAGFREVGRWLQALACRRRVGVVGVPGDRANHVVEEAGRALAPWFDEVIVKEDADLRGREPGEIARLLSSSILRACPDKKVAVILDEREATRIAARGARAGGRRLRVLRAARAAQGGA; this comes from the coding sequence ATGAACATCGTACGCATTCGCTTCATCGAGGGGCCCAACATCTTCACGTACCGCCCCATTCTCCTGGCCCGGTTGGACCTCGGGGCGTATACGGGCAAAGAGAGCATCGACATCCCCGGATTCGGAGAGCGCCTCTTGCGCCATTTCCCTGGTCTGCGTCAACACCACTGCGCCAAGGGACGGCCGGGCGGCTTCATCGAGCGCCTGGAGGACGGCACCTATTTCGGCCACATCTGCGAACACGTGGCCATCGAAATGGGCCATCTCGCCGGCATTCCGGCCAACTACGGCAAGACCGTGTACGCGGGGCGGCCGGGGCTGTACGACGTGGCCATCGAGTGCGCGTCCTACCCCGCGCAGCGGCGCGCACTCGAGGCCGCCCTCGACGTGGTGACCTCGCTCGCCGAAGGTCGCCACCCGGGCGATCTCGACGCCCTGATTCGGGAAATCGCGAGGCTGTACGAGGACGACCGCCTCGGCCCGAGCACGCAGGCCATCGTCGACGCGTGCCGGCGGCGCAACATCCCCGTCCGGCGCCTGCAGGCGAGTTTCCTCGAGCTCGGCTACGGCGTGCACCGGAAGCGAATCGAGGCCACGCTTACCGACCGGACGTCTTGCGTCGCCGCCGACATCGCGAGTGACAAGGCGTTGACCAAGCGTCTGCTCGACGAGGCCGGGCTCGCCGTGCCACCAGGCGGGGTGGCGGCGGACGAGGACGAGGCCGTTTTTCTCTGGCGCCACCTCGGCGGGCCCGCCGTTGCCAAGCCGCTCGACGCGCGCCAGGGCCAGGGCGTATCGCTGCGCCTCGAGTCCGAGGCGGAGGTGCGCGCTGCATTTCGCGAGGCCAGGCGGTACGCGCGGGAGGTCATTGTCGAAGCGTATGTGCCAGGCGAGAACGTGCGCGTGCTGGTGGTCGACGGCCGCGCAGTCGCCGCGTCCGTGCGCGAGCCCGCCTTCGTGGAGGGAGACGGCGTGCACACGGTCCGTGAGCTGGTCGATCTCGTCAACCGCGATCCGCGCCGCGGCGAGGGCCACGAGAAGCCGCTGACGAAGATTGCTATTGACGAGATCGCGCGCCAGGTGCTTCTGCGCCAGGGCATGTCGCCAGAGTCCGTGCCGCAGGTCGGCGAGCGGGTGGCGCTGCGCGAGAGCGCCAACCTCTCGACGGGCGGCGAGGCGCGCGACGTGACGGACGTGTTGCACGCATCCTATTTGCGCATCGCCGAGCGGGCCGCCGAGGCCGTGGGCCTCGACGTTTGCGGCGTCGATCTCGTCGTCCCCTCGCTCACGGCTCCCGCGGACGCTGGGGGATGGGCGGTGATTGAGGTGAACGCCTGCCCGGGCATCCGCATGCACGAGCACCCGTCGATCGGATCGCCGCGCCGGGCTGCGGAAGCCATTGTGGAGTCCTTGTTTCCGGCCGGATCGGACGGCCGAATTCCCATCGTGTCCATCACAGGCACAAACGGCAAGACGACCACCGCGCGGCTCGTCGCGCACGGGTTCGCGCTCGCCGGCAAGACCGTGGGGCTCACGACAACCGGGGGCGTGTACATCGGGGGCGAGTGCGTGTTAAAGGGCGATACCACGGGGCCTATGAGTGCGCGGCTTGTGCTGTCGAATCCGCGCGTCGAAGTCGCCGTGCTCGAGACGGCGCGCGGCGGGATTGTGCGCGGCGGGCTCGCCTACGATGTCGCGGACGTCGGGGTCATCACCAACCTGTCGCTCGATCACGTGGGCCAGGACGGGCTCGAGTCCATCGACGACATCGCCTTTGTCAAAGCGCTCGTCGGAGAGTGCGTCCGCGACGATGGCGCGGTGGTCCTGAACGCGGACGACCCGCGCGTGCTCGCCCTGGCGCCGCGCTTTCGCGCGCCGCTCGTGCTCGTGTCGCAGGTTCCGGAAAATCCGCACGTCGCGCGGCACGTGCAGGCAGGCGGCATGGCGCTGGTCATCTCGGACGGCGTCCTCTACGAATGGCAGGACGGCGCCCAGCGGCCCATCCTCGCCGTCGAACAAATTCTCATCTGCCTGGGCGGCCTTGCGCGCTTTCACGTCGAAAACGCGGCGTTGGCGGCGGCCGCCATGCGCGCGGCGGGGCTACCCGCATCCACCGTTGCCCAGGCGCTCGCGACGTTCTCGCCCGAGCAGAACGCCGGCAGGCTCGAGATGTACGTGCTCCCGAACGGGGCGCGCGTCGTGCTGGACTACGGCCATAACCCGGCCGGCTTCCGGGAGGTTGGGCGATGGCTTCAGGCGCTCGCCTGCAGGCGACGCGTCGGCGTGGTGGGCGTTCCGGGGGACCGGGCCAATCACGTCGTGGAGGAGGCGGGGCGCGCGCTCGCACCGTGGTTCGACGAGGTCATCGTGAAGGAGGACGCTGATTTGCGCGGGCGGGAACCCGGCGAGATCGCGCGTCTCTTGTCTTCTTCTATCTTGCGGGCGTGTCCGGACAAAAAGGTGGCGGTGATCCTGGACGAGCGAGAGGCCACACGCATCGCCGCGCGGGGGGCTCGGGCCGGAGGACGTCGCCTGCGTGTTTTACGAGCGGCTCGCGCCGCTCAAGGAGGCGCTTGA
- the ispE gene encoding 4-(cytidine 5'-diphospho)-2-C-methyl-D-erythritol kinase, with translation MLLQRAYAKINLTLDVLGRRDDGYHEVDMVMQTVDLSDVVWLEARADGDITMESTSSSVPMDERNLCVQAARAFKRRTGFPGGVHIQLEKHIPVAAGLAGGSSDAAAVLRGLNQLSGAGLTLDELADIGAEVGSDVPYCVYGGLAIARGRGERVTRYPHVPAMYAVLLHPRLFVSTADVYRGLEPSDFTSSPRSEEMVRCLAEGDHERVVALVHNALERVTLSLYPELRALKERVTSIAQRPVHMSGSGPTMFMLTPVHTHAQRLYNALRGIMKDVYVCRFVGGYAQAHARS, from the coding sequence TTGTTGTTGCAACGCGCGTACGCGAAGATCAACCTGACCCTGGATGTCCTTGGGCGCCGCGACGACGGCTATCACGAGGTCGACATGGTCATGCAGACGGTGGACCTGTCGGATGTCGTCTGGCTTGAGGCTCGAGCCGACGGCGACATCACCATGGAGAGCACATCGTCCTCGGTGCCTATGGACGAGCGGAACCTGTGCGTGCAGGCAGCGCGGGCATTCAAGCGCCGCACGGGCTTTCCGGGCGGCGTGCACATTCAGCTCGAAAAACACATTCCTGTCGCCGCGGGGCTCGCCGGCGGGTCGAGCGACGCCGCGGCTGTTTTGCGCGGGCTGAATCAGTTATCAGGCGCGGGGCTCACCCTGGACGAACTCGCGGACATCGGCGCGGAAGTGGGATCCGACGTCCCCTACTGCGTCTATGGCGGGCTCGCCATCGCGCGCGGGCGGGGCGAACGCGTGACGCGCTATCCGCACGTCCCGGCCATGTATGCGGTGCTGTTGCACCCGCGCCTCTTCGTCTCAACTGCGGACGTCTACCGCGGCCTTGAGCCTTCCGATTTCACCTCCTCCCCGCGCAGCGAGGAGATGGTGCGCTGCCTCGCGGAAGGGGACCACGAGCGGGTGGTTGCGCTCGTCCACAACGCCCTGGAGCGCGTCACCCTGAGCCTTTATCCGGAGCTACGGGCGCTCAAGGAGCGGGTGACCTCCATCGCGCAGCGGCCTGTGCACATGTCAGGGTCGGGGCCCACGATGTTCATGCTGACCCCCGTGCATACGCACGCGCAGCGGCTGTACAACGCGCTCCGCGGCATCATGAAAGACGTGTACGTGTGCCGGTTTGTGGGCGGCTACGCCCAAGCACACGCGCGCAGCTGA